In Papio anubis isolate 15944 chromosome 20, Panubis1.0, whole genome shotgun sequence, a single window of DNA contains:
- the ZNF682 gene encoding zinc finger protein 682 isoform X2, with protein MKDSFQKVILRRYGSCGLEDLHLKKDGENVGERKDQKEIYNGLNQCLSTLPSKIFPYNKCVKVFSKSSNLNRQSIRHTTEKLFKCVQCGKVFKSHSGLSYHKIIHTEEKLYICEECGKTFKWFSYLTKHKRIHTGEKPYKCEECGKAFNWCSTLTKHKRIHTGEKPYKCEECGKAFHWCSPFVRHKKIHTGEKPYTCEECGRAFNRHSHLTKHKTIHTGKKPYKCKECGKAFNHCSLLTIHERTHTGEKPYKCEECGKAFNSSSILTEHKVIHSGEKPYKCEKCDKVFKRFSYLTKHKRIHTGEKPYKCEECGKAFNWSSILTEHKRIHTGEKPYNCEECGKAFNRCSHLTRHKKIHTAIKRYKCEECGKAFKRCSHLNEHKRVQRREKSCKYKKCGEAFTHCSNLTT; from the coding sequence ATGAAAGATTCATTCCAAAAGGTGATACTGAGAAGATATGGAAGCTGTGGACTTGAGGATTTACACTTAAAGAAAGATGGGGAAAATGTGGGTGAGCGTAAGgatcaaaaagaaatttataatggACTTAACCAGTGTTTGTCAACTCTACCTAGCAAAATTTTCCCATATAATAAATGTGTGAAAGTCTTTAGTAAATCATCAAATCTAAACAGACAAAGCATAAGACATACTACAGAGAAACTTTTCAAATGTGTACAATGTGGCAAAGTCTTTAAATCTCACTCAGGCCTTTCTTatcataagataattcatactgaaGAGAAACTCTACATATGTGAGGAATGTGGTAAAACCTTTAAATGGTTCTCATaccttactaaacataagaggattcacactggagagaaaccatacaaatgtgaagaatgtggcaaagcttttaactgGTGCTCGAcccttactaaacataagagaatccatactggtgagaaaccctacaaatgtgaagaatgtggaaaagcctttcACTGGTGTTCGCCCTTTGTtagacataagaaaattcatactggagaaaaaccctatacatgtgaagaatgtggcagaGCGTTTAACCGGCACTCACATCTCACCAAACATAAGACGATTCACACTGgaaagaaaccctacaaatgtaaagaatgtgggaaagccttcaacCACTGCTCCCTACTTACTATACATGAGAGAACCCACAcgggagagaaaccctataaatgtgaagaatgtggcaaagcttttaactcATCATCAATTCTTACTGAACATAAGGTAATTCATAgcggagagaaaccctacaaatgtgaaaaatgtgacAAAGTCTTTAAGAGGTTCTCATACCTTACTAAACAcaagagaattcacactggagagaaaccctacaaatgtgaagaatgtggcaaagcttttaactgGTCCTCAATCCTTACtgaacataagagaattcatactggagagaaaccctacaactgtgaagaatgtggcaaagcctttaatcGGTGCTCACACCTTACtagacataagaaaattcatactgcCATCAAACGctataaatgtgaagaatgtggcaaagcttttaaacGATGCTCACATCTTAATGAACATAAGAGAgttcaaagaagagagaaatcttGCAAGTATAAAAAATGTGGGGAAGCTTTTACTCACTGCTCAAACCTTACTACGTAA